In Clostridium ljungdahlii DSM 13528, the genomic window AGAAACATCATGATCAAGGTGAAAAGGTAATACTTGTAAGGCTAGAGACTTCTCCAGAAGATATAGAAGGAATGGCAGCTTCTGAAGGAATACTTACAGTTAGAGGAGGCATGACATCTCATGCAGCTGTTGTAGCAAGAGGTATGGGAACATGCTGTGTAGCTGGATGTGGTGATCTTATCGTAAGTGAAAAGGAAAAGCTTTTCAAAAGATTAGATAAGGTTTACAAAGAAGGAGATTACATATCTTTAGATGGAAGTACTGGAAATGTATATGGAGAGCCTATAAAGACTGTAGCACCAGAAATATCAGGAGATTTTGGAATCTTCATGGGATGGGCTGACAATATAAGAAAATTGGGAGTTAGAACAAATGCAGATACACCAAGAGATGCAAACCAGGCTATTAGCTTTGGTGCCGAAGGAATAGGACTTTGTAGAACAGAGCATATGTTCTTTGATGAAGATAGAATACCAGAAATGAGGGAAATGATAGTTTCAAAAACGGAAGAGCAGAGGAGAAAAGCTTTAGATAAATTACTACCAAGACAAAAGAAAGATTTTATTGGAATATATGAGGCAATGGAAGGAAAACCTGTCACAATTAGATTTTTGGATCCACCACTTCATGAATTCTTACCTACTGAAACTGAGGATATAGAGTCTTTAGCCAAGGAAATGGGAGTAAGTTTTCAAGAACTAAAAGATACTATAGATTCTCTACATGAATTTAATCCTATGATGGGGCATAGAGGATGCAGGCTTACTGTTTCATATCCAGAAATAGCTGAAATGCAAACAAGGGCTATTATAGAAGCAGCTATAGATGTTAAAAAGAGAAAAGGGTATGATATAGTTCCAGAAATTATGATACCTCTTGTAGGAGAAATAAAAGAATTAAAATATGTTAAAGACGTAGTTGTGAGGGTAGCAGATGAAATAATACAAAAAGAGGGAATCAATTTAAAATATGAAGTAGGAACTATGATAGAAATTCCAAGAGCAGCTATTACAGCTGATGAAATAGCTAAAGAAGCTGAGTTCTTCTCATTTGGAACTAATGATTTAACTCAAATGACTTTTGGATTTTCAAGAGATGATGCAGGTAAATTTTTGAATGATTATTATGATAAAAAAGTATATGAGTTTGATCCATTCCAAAGGTTAGATCAAGTTGGAGTAGGAAAACTTGTAGAGACTGCTGTAAAATTAGGTAAAAAGACTAGACCTGACATTCATCTTGGAATATGTGGAGAACATGGAGGAGATCCATCTTCTGTAGAGTTTTTCCACAATGTAGGACTTGACTATGTATCTTGTTCACCATTTAGGGTACCTGTGGCAAGACTTGCTGCAGCTCAGGCTCAGATAAAGAATCCAAGACCAATCAAATAAATAAAATTAATAATATGATTTTAATTTGAAAGCTTGATTGATATAGTGGGCGGTTGAATAAGGATCGTGATGCTATGAAAAGGATAGAGTATTGTGACTTAATTTCATTAATGATTTTAAGTAAAATACTCTATTTTTTATTTTTTTGAAAGTGATGAAATAAAGTCATCTATCATAGATTCAAAGCTCTCATCTAAAGTTACTTTATTATTATGAAAATATCCAAAGGAATATAACGAGACAAAACCATGCAAAAGACTTCTTAAAGTTCGGCTCTTATGAACCAAACGGACTTCATCCTTAATGTAAAACTCTAAAATTTGACGAATGATACGATTAGTCCCTTTTGCCAAATTAAATAGCTCTGGGTTCTCCGTACTTGGAATACTCATAAAAAGTCTATAAGCGGTCGTATTTTCAAAAGCAAACTCTTTATAAATCTTGGCATATTCTTTTATGGCCTCATCACCACTCTTACCAATTAAGTTCTGCATTAATTTTTGATTCAATTCATTTAAAAGATATATTGTCATTTCTATTTTAAGGCTATCCATATTATTAAAATGATTATACAAAGAAGGATATTTTATATTCAATTTTTCAGCGATTTTTTGGAAGGTAAGTTGATTAAGACCAATTTCATCCGCCAAAGAAAAAGAAACCTGAATAATTTTTTCTTTAGTTAAATTTCTTTTTTGCATTCACTTCTCACTCCTATAATCTTATGTTATAACAGTAGTTTAACATTACAAAATATATTTATCAAGTTATATTTAATAGTTAATAAACTATACTTAATAATTTACAAACTATAAAATATAGTTTGTAATCAAGTTGAAGATAGCAATAATGCAACTAGCAAGAATAAATAATATATACTTTACTATTGCCTTGCTATTTATTAATATTTTATTACGTATTTATATGTATTGATAGCACTGTCTATGGGGTTGGTTATTATTTAGAAATCTTATTATTAATTAAGTTATATAAAAGAAAGGAGTACATTTATGGAAATATGGAGAAAAAACTTAATAGTATGTTGGTTTGGAATATTTGTGGCTGCTATAGGAATGAGTCAGATTGCCCCAGTATTACCACTCTATATACAACATCTTGGAGTTCAAGACACAGCAACAATTACAAAAATTTCAGGAATTGCCTTTGGTATCACATTTATAATTTCAGCTATTTTTTCGCCAATTTGGGGAAGTGCAGCTGATAAATATGGGCGAAAGCCAATGATACTTAGAGCAAGCCTTGGTATGGGAATAACAATAGGATGCATGGGGTTTGCACCAAACGTGTATATACTCATAAGTTTAAGGTTACTTCAAGGTGTAATTACTGGCTATAGTACAGCTTGTACTGCATTGATTGCAACTCAGACAGATAAAGAACATGCAGGATATGCATTAGGTACACTTTCAACAGCTAGTATTGCAGGGGCTTTGCTTGGTCCAACTATTGGTGGTTTTATAGATGAGATATTAGGTTTACAAAGTGTATTTTTCATAACAGGAGCTTTACTTTTAATTTCCTTTATCACAACGCTTCTATTTGTAAAAGAATCATTTATTAGAGAAGATAAAAAAGTGCTTACTATTAAAGAGGTATGGAGTACTGTTCCACAAAAAAGCTTAACTGTTACGATGTTTGTAACCTTCTTTATATTAGCTGTAGCATTATATTCTGTAGAGCCAATTGTAACAGTGTACGTTAAGCAACTATCCAATAATAGTTCACATATTGCACTTTTAGCTGGACTTACATTTTCAGCTTCAGGTTTTGCCAATATAATTGCTGCTCCAAGACTTGGAAAGCTTTCAGATAAGATAGGAGCCCATAAAGTAATGTTAACATGCCTTATATGTGCAGTGATCATTTTTATACCACAAGCTTTTGTACAAAATACTTGGCAGCTAATGGGACTTCGATTTTTATTAGGACTAGCATCTGCAGGACTTAACCCATCTGTCAATATTATATTAAAAAAGATAACACCTTCTTCTCTTACTGGCAGAGTATTTGGTTTCAACATGTCGGCAGGATATTTAGGAGTATTTGGAGGTTCGGTCTTAGGGGGGCAGATTGCAGGAATTTTAGGAATGCAGTATGTATTTTTTATAACAAGTGCATTGTTATTTATAAACGCAATTTGGGTCTACTTTAGAGTTTATAAAAAACTCAGTTTAAATTAGTAATATTATTAGATTGTTGGATGACTAATTTTTATGAAAAGTATTAAATAATTAATTCTATAAAAATAAAATTAAAAAGGAGATATGAACATGGAAAACCTGAAATTAAATGAAAATGAATTTATTAATGTAGGAAAAAGTGCTCTTGTACTTATAGACTTACAAAATGGAATTACAGCTAGAGAAGTTTCTCCTTCGCCTTATACAAGTGAAGAAGTTATTCAAAATGCAAGCAAGCTAGTCAATGCGTTTAGTGAGAAAGGAGCTTTTATAGTTCTTGTAAGAGTTTCTACTATAGATGGTAAAGATATGGTTAGACCAAAAACAGATTTAAAAGTTACTGGAATGAAATATCCAGAAGGATGGGATAACCTAGTACCTGAAATAGCAGATACCAAGGATGCCCATATTGTTACAAAGAGACAATGGGGGGCTTTTTATGGAACTGATCTAGATTTACAATTAAGACGTAGAGGAATTGATACTATTATATTAGGTGGAATTTCTACTAACATTGGTGTAG contains:
- a CDS encoding isochorismatase family protein; amino-acid sequence: MENLKLNENEFINVGKSALVLIDLQNGITAREVSPSPYTSEEVIQNASKLVNAFSEKGAFIVLVRVSTIDGKDMVRPKTDLKVTGMKYPEGWDNLVPEIADTKDAHIVTKRQWGAFYGTDLDLQLRRRGIDTIILGGISTNIGVDTTAREAYQHGYNQIFAEDAMTAVTKEEHEYVCRYIFPRIGKIRTTKEIVSLLK
- the ppdK gene encoding pyruvate, phosphate dikinase, with translation MNGKKYVYLFNEGNAGMRNLLGGKGANLAEMTNLGIPVPGGFTISTEACTKYYEDGKSISQQVIDQIYDALKNVEETTGKKFGSIENPLLVSVRSGARVSMPGMMDTILNLGLNDDTVIGLKKLTGNERFAYDSYRRFIQMFSDVVMGIEKREFEDVLDDVKNAKGVKYDTDLDESDLKNIIQRFKDIYKKEVKEDFPQDPKEQLIQSVTAVFRSWENPRAIIYRRLNDISGDWGTAVNVQSMVFGNMGETSGTGVAFTRNPSTGEKSIFGEYLINAQGEDVVAGIRTPQPITKLKEDLPECYSQFMSIANKLENHYKDMQDMEFTIEQGKLYFLQTRNGKRTAQAALRIAVNMVDEGLITKEEAILKVEPKQLDTLLHPNFDSDELKRAVVIANGLPASPGAACGKIYFTADDAKKHHDQGEKVILVRLETSPEDIEGMAASEGILTVRGGMTSHAAVVARGMGTCCVAGCGDLIVSEKEKLFKRLDKVYKEGDYISLDGSTGNVYGEPIKTVAPEISGDFGIFMGWADNIRKLGVRTNADTPRDANQAISFGAEGIGLCRTEHMFFDEDRIPEMREMIVSKTEEQRRKALDKLLPRQKKDFIGIYEAMEGKPVTIRFLDPPLHEFLPTETEDIESLAKEMGVSFQELKDTIDSLHEFNPMMGHRGCRLTVSYPEIAEMQTRAIIEAAIDVKKRKGYDIVPEIMIPLVGEIKELKYVKDVVVRVADEIIQKEGINLKYEVGTMIEIPRAAITADEIAKEAEFFSFGTNDLTQMTFGFSRDDAGKFLNDYYDKKVYEFDPFQRLDQVGVGKLVETAVKLGKKTRPDIHLGICGEHGGDPSSVEFFHNVGLDYVSCSPFRVPVARLAAAQAQIKNPRPIK
- a CDS encoding TetR/AcrR family transcriptional regulator translates to MQKRNLTKEKIIQVSFSLADEIGLNQLTFQKIAEKLNIKYPSLYNHFNNMDSLKIEMTIYLLNELNQKLMQNLIGKSGDEAIKEYAKIYKEFAFENTTAYRLFMSIPSTENPELFNLAKGTNRIIRQILEFYIKDEVRLVHKSRTLRSLLHGFVSLYSFGYFHNNKVTLDESFESMIDDFISSLSKK
- a CDS encoding multidrug efflux MFS transporter; translation: MEIWRKNLIVCWFGIFVAAIGMSQIAPVLPLYIQHLGVQDTATITKISGIAFGITFIISAIFSPIWGSAADKYGRKPMILRASLGMGITIGCMGFAPNVYILISLRLLQGVITGYSTACTALIATQTDKEHAGYALGTLSTASIAGALLGPTIGGFIDEILGLQSVFFITGALLLISFITTLLFVKESFIREDKKVLTIKEVWSTVPQKSLTVTMFVTFFILAVALYSVEPIVTVYVKQLSNNSSHIALLAGLTFSASGFANIIAAPRLGKLSDKIGAHKVMLTCLICAVIIFIPQAFVQNTWQLMGLRFLLGLASAGLNPSVNIILKKITPSSLTGRVFGFNMSAGYLGVFGGSVLGGQIAGILGMQYVFFITSALLFINAIWVYFRVYKKLSLN